CAAAATGGATTTCTTATACAACTTGTTTCCTCTTAAATTCCTCACCTAGCTGCTTCACTGATTGACCTTTCAAATCTGATCTTTTGCACCAGCAGTTTAATGTATCCCATGTTACTTTTGCAAAATCACAATTAAGAAGTAAATGATTAGTTGTTTCCGAATGAATCTCACAACAAACACGCCTTGTATCAACTATATGCGCGTTTCTTTTCGATGGAGCGTCTAATACATTGTTGCATGTTGTCACTACGAACCACATACTAACAAAACACGAAGTTTATTATCTTGTATATACATACTTTCTTGACAGATGTTCAATAACAATTTTGACTAAAGGAAATGTTTAGTAAAGATATTCATGAACAGAACACAAATCTAATCTAATATtctaatatttatatataaaaacatcAATGGAGCCTCTAAAAAGGCCACCTTGTCCCTCTCACACCAAAATGCCTCCTCTTCCCACCCCTCACATACCtcgttttttggcgtttttaacaAAAACGCCTATCCTCCCTCTACCCTCAACATCAGCAACTCACTCCTTCACGTGAGCTTAAAACCGCCCAAAACCGTGCATTGGAATGCTCTTATGAAACATACTATATTTATGTACAAATATCCAGAATATGCACAAATATCCAGAATATGCACAAATTCACAAAACAATTATGGGACAAAAACACCACCAACACCATCTTTATTAAAGATACCTTTTTCATAAAGGATTACCAAAGAAATAAAACAAGCACACAACACACATGACATCCATGTATTTAACACAACAACGCAACTGAGTTCATGCTATCACTCACACTAAGCTCTGTACACAACAGGCCACCCCACAACCACCAGGTGGGTTCACATTCGGAAATCCGAAATACAAACACTGTTCTTACGCGTACCATAAGCAATCTTGTTACCTTCCTTGTTCCAGCACACTTGAGACACACTCCCCTTACAGAAATAGGTTTTCACAATCATCCCATCTTTTACTGACCATATGTTCATCAACCTGTCCTCAGAACCAGTTGCCAGATACTCACCGTTTGGACTAAACGCCAAACAATACACTGCGTCCCTATAATTATTACACATACGCTGTTAATATTCCATATCTTAAGCCTACTTTCCATTAAATGCTAAATACTAGTAAATACATGCGGAGATAAATTGCGAGAGCTACATATACACTTATAcaaattaaatttaaatttgtgGTTCATGAGGAGATAAATGTAGCGAGGATAGTGAAAAGTTCACACCTGTGGCCGTTCAAGCTGCCGAAAAGTCCTCCAGACGAGACATCCCATAGCTTCACCGTCGAGTCTAATGAAGCACTGAAACGAAAAAAAAGGTTGATTGTGATACGATAACCCATGCTTTTTACAGGATTATTATAATACGAGCAAACTAACATACCTTGCCAACAGTAACTTCTTGTTGGGATTGTTTGTTGCGGGTCCGGTGGGACTCCACGTGATTGTGTATACCTCCTGCAAGTAATTAATTAGTGTCCTCAGTTAGAAATTAAACATCTATGTTCAAAGCAAAAACAGTAATAATCAAGTGAAGTGATGATAACGACAAAGATTCACCTTATCATGATCTTTGAAATCATGAACAGGCATGTGCTGCTCCATCCTCCATATCTGAACAATTTATAGTTCTAAGTTAAGTCATAAATTCATAATGCAACACATATTATTACATTATATTTTCCTGTTATAACGAAAATAAGTATATATAACCTTTGCCGTTGTATCATCCGAGCAGGAAGCCAATAGCATACAACTTGGATCCCATTTAACACAATTAACTTGATCCTGAAACCAAATACAGTTATATATACATCAAATGATTTCTATGACCGAAAAATACCGTGTAGACATCATTGAGAAAATCTTACAAACCTTATGCCCAGAAATTCTTTTGACTGGTTGACTTTCGCCGATTTTGCAAACATAGATCAGTGTATCAGTTGAGCCGGTGGCAAACGTGCGATTCGTTCGCCAATCAACATCCAGGATAGAACCTACCAGGTTGTGACACATGGCATTTAGTTTTCGACTTTAAACAAAGCAATTATTTGTCGCATTAGGTAAATCAAAAATTAAGAATAGCACCTGAATGGAAGTCGAATTGTTGGATCAATTTATTAGTGTTAATGTCCCAAACAACACCGCTTCGGTCAAAGCCTCCAGTAAGAACACAATCACCCTTCTTATTCCACTTAACAGAAAATATCGGTCCATCGTGTTTCATCAAGATACTCTTCATCTCACCTGGATACAGAAAGTCAGAAATAGCTAAATTGAATTTGATCTGAGGATTCtagaaacatttgaaaacagcAAAAAGCTTACCAGATGCATGCCAGATTCGAGTCACACCAGCGTGTGAACCCGTGGCCAGAAGCGTCCCGTCAAACTGCGCATAATTTGATGATTTAGAAAACAAAAATTATAACTTTAATGAAATAATAGCCGGAGAAGCAATAGAACTCACGTTCCAATCGAGTGTTAAGACGCCTTTTCGTTTTTCTTTTGATCTAGCTTCGAAATGTCGCAGTACATGCATACTAGCAAGCCTGTTAATAGCACTAGTGCTGTTACTCCTATCTGAAATTCTCCAAATCCTAGCTGTCGAGTCTCCGGACCTGAACCGTTAAAATAGTAAATTTAACTAAATGTGCAGGTAAAAATGAAAgatatttgtttgttttttacaATGACCCACCCGGATGCGAGAACTAAACCTGCTGGACTCCAAGCACAGGCAAAAACCTAAAATGAAAAAAGGAATAAGGCTAGAAAAATTAATAAATAGTTTTATAAGCGCGAAGAAGATTCCCGAACCTCAGCAGAATGTCCTTCCAAGGCCAATACATCGCGACTACGGACCCCACGATACCGTACCCAAGGTTGGAGTGTTGAAGAGGGAGCAAAATGCATTGGTTCAAGTCCTATAACATACCGCGTAAAAGTTTATATGCTTGGCATGTATCATCAAATGCTAGAAACGATTAGATATTATATTCAATAGCATTTATTTGTTAAGAAAATCTAAGTATGTTCAATCTTCATTTGACATTATTGGCATGCTCTTATATCCAAGCTTCTTGTGTTTTCATTAATCTCTTGTCCGTATAATGAATCTAACATGAACACACCCCACACAAACACGCACATACACACCACAAAAATAATGTTGCAAAGTTTTTAAAATGTTATATTATACATTTGTAAAAGCCGAAAAACAATATATATTAGTATAACGTAAATGTGTATCTAAGAATGTATTTATGTGTGTGTTTAAATTAGCAGAAGTAAACATACCAAATGTATCACCTGTCAAATTTTAGTATTAAGAACTTATCAGTACAAAATAAGGTTACATATTGTGTAAAATTGGGAGACACGCAATTCCTGATTAATGCACACACGCGATTCCTGATTAATGCACACACGCGATTCCTAATAAGGATTACTGCTAGGTGCGCACAAGGAGATGCACAAGAAACTATGGTAATACACtaataaatttataaataacAAAGAAGATGACAGACCGTGGAAAGACGTATCGTGGAAAGACATATCGTGGAACGAACTGTTTTGAATCATTTTTGGTTCATGTCTCTCCTTCTATCCCATTCCGAAGCTCGAATCAGAACTGAAGCCCTGATTATTGCACGGGTAAGAGTTAATTTAAACTCTTCTTTTACTTTCTTAGGTGGGAAATTTGTGATTTACACCACCAGGGCACCCAAAAACCGTTATCTACACTAAAGGCGTTACTTGTTTTACGACAAAATACTCTAATTGCTTGGCATGTTTCCATCGATGCAAAAATTAAGAAATGGGATTCCTCAATTTGATCATGGATTATGCGTCAAACTGCACACGTGAGGCTAAGAACGGCTAATAGTTTACACTATAACCATTCTATGCATATAAAATGAAAGCATCCATGTCAGATTTTGAATTTATAAATATAGTAATATACTCTATCCGAAATTCTAAACTGAAAGCGTATGCTTAAATCGATGTAACAATTCCAAATGAAACATGCACGTGTATCTTATGCTTATAATGCATTCAATCACAACGAAGAAATTCAAGAAACTTACCTCCAAATGCCACACTTTCGTTAAGTTTATAGTTAACGTCGTCATCTATCTTTTCCTTACCCTTACCAACTATCTCGCTATCCTCTCTTTCTTTCCCCTTACGTAGACTCTGAAGGTTCATTGCAGCCTGAAGAACCCTATTCTTTTCTATATTTTGTTTTAGTTCCTCAACATTCATATTAAGGAGGTCAAAAGGTTTTACGAATACAAAATCATCCGCTATATCTGAATCATCCTggaaatatcaaaaaaaaaaaaaaaaaaaaaaaaaaaaaaaaaaaacatgatcaGTACCATAatacataaaaaataaataaaaatacatCAGAACTGTGTGCTGACAATTTTTAAATTTGCTTTCATTTCAAGATACTGAATTCCACTCTGTACAAAGGTGACAAGGGCTCCAGGTGGAACCGAAGTTGGATCAATGTTGGCTTCCCTCTGGATATCCGCCTCATGTCCGAAATTAAAAGCTGTATGTAAAAAACCTGAAAGTAAAATGAGCAATATATTCTGATCAGTACATAAATAACTAAACCATCTTAGGCTGTATACTCACAGATCAAACACAAGAATCTCATTGTTCCCCTGTACGTACACCGCTCAGTCGCACTGATTATCGATTAAATTCAATCTCAAGGTTACATAAATTTAGGGGTAAGTTTACAGTTTACACATATAATGAACTATTAATTCTTTAATGCCTGTTCACATTTTTTGTCCCCAAATCCCATTTACTTATATGTTATAACAACTAAGATTACAGATATAATTCCGAAATTTAAGTGAAATAATCCAATAAATGTTTCATAGATCATCAACTTACAAGTTACAAACCctagaaaaaaaaatttacaaaaaaaaaaaaaaaaaaaaaaaaaaaaaaaaaaaaaaaaaaaaaaaaaaaacctcacacacacaaacacacacaaaaagaATTTTAAATCATTTACAAAAACTAATCGATTAATAATTTTAACATATCAACAACTTACAAGTTACAAACCCTagaatttttttacaaaaaataaataaaaacacatttacacaaacaaaaaataaaataaaataacactATGCGTCAACAAAATAAAATCATTTAGAAAAACCAAACGAGTAATAATTCTAACATATGAGTTCTACAACTATACGGTATGATGAATCAtagattataatttataaatattCAGACGTAAAGGGGCGATTTGAACTTGCAACCGCTAACAATCGGTGAAAGTTGTGCATGGAAGAAGGAGATCGTGATCGATCGATCCGAATCTAGACATATGTGCATAATCAAGTAGGATTTACCTGATTCTTGAAGGTATCGGAAGACCATGTAATTCAACTCACTGGCTGTGAGGTTGGTCATGTTTCTTGAACAAATTAATTAGGTAGCGATTGGATGAAAGAAAGGGGTTTTGTGCAGGAAACAATGGCTGAAAGTATCAGAAATGGAGTTAAAGATGAATCTTGCCGGAAACAATGGCTGCTTTCAATtcaagagggggggggggggggggacagtTGGTATAGAGGACTTCTTTTGTTTTTCAACAAGTAAAAACCTTGTGAGGGTGGTGTATATATAGTAGAGGATGACAAGTTGTCAACCACTCTTGTATATCCTGGTTTTATTACTAGAGTGTAGTGGAATAATTACGGGCTGTTTGTTTACCCCTTAATGAGTTTTTTAATGGTTCAGATattttactggttcagcatttaatggttcagactgtttgttttacgagcagatgtctgaatggttcagacatttgtctctgaatggttaagatttatacagagtctgaatggttaagacctctaatctgaatcgGTCAGACATTTTTCTCTGAACggggttaagcattatacaggctcttaacggttcagacctcttactggttcagcacttaatgattcagacctcttactggttcagcacttaaccattcagatgttgacAAACAGCGCGTATCTAAGAATTTATATATCATATCAAGCTTGAAAACATGTGACATTtcgtaatgttttttttttattactttttaaaaTCAAATGCGTATTAGAATCACTAAATCTAATGGCAATGTGAGCAATTGGTGCCCTAATTAACAATGGAGAGTGGTGTATTAACGCCTCCAATGCTGATTTAACATTGAGGCATTAACCAACTACGATCAGCCTGAAAAAGATTGTGCTAAACGTATTACCTCCCCTATAATTTTTACTTATGGTACCTTTCGTAACCTATTAGATCGATCACATTAGCACTCTACTTTTTTATCATAGCGAGTTCGTTAAACATACATGAGAGTACGTTTAGCCTCACCCTTATAAAATTGTATCTTATACCAAGTTTTATATTTTTCGATACCAGTTACTATTTACTCATGGTCTCATATCGTTAGTAATTACTTGTTCGGATGGAAATTACACGaaatatagttgttatataaACGAAATCTTAAATATTGAGCTGTACTTAAAAAAATTATAGTATTAGTTATTATAGTTTCGTTACaaattaaaaatgttttttattatattttaaatgTATAGATAAAATATAAATTGGTCTTAACATACAAATGGATTTTAACATAAGAAGTGAAAGAagtttgtttccatctacttaaGTACGATGTTTAATTTTGTAATTACCctagagtaattataattactctatTAGTGTAAATACACGGATTTTGTTTTAATtctgaactaaaatactttgtcTAACAAGATGGgaacaaaattcaaaaaaaaaaaaaaaaaaaattctcttCACTTCTCATATTAAGCCTCATTTGTATCTTAAAACACATTTATACCAAAACCACACCCTATATGAGTTGGTACACTTCTCGTCTCAGGCTCTCAGCCCATGAAAACTTTTAAAAGAAACAATAAAAAACTTTAATAACAAATAGTTGTATGTTACATGTGACAAACGTTCCGGGTTTCAAGTATTCAAGTCTTCTTTCACCTTTACTAAATATAGAcgacaatgaaccaattaatattttagggtgtgcctattggcacaccaaaccctagcaaaattagggtttatctacgcagtgtattggtcaatacgcagcgtatagggttaaccctatacgctgcgtattgacctatactcagcgtatataaaccatggatccCAGTGCCTGattaccaatcattgcacagaaaacaaggtttaTATAAGCGGCGTATAGCTCTCTAcacagcgtatataaaccattagatttttttggtcattttggtaggtttgagggatcattttttcacaaagtttaaatacgctgcgtattgacctctaagcagcgtatataaaggtctgaaaatgtcttttatacccttgtgttcaggctatacgaagccaaatagaagggtagttgtgtcattttggtctcatacgctgcgtagggacctctaaggaacgtatataaagctccatttttgtatttttttattgtgtattcctttgtttatttataaaaaaaaggaaaattatttataaaaaaacaatattattggtaaataatacaaatataattgcgtatataaaggtctgaaaatgtcttttatacccttgttttctgtgcaatgattggtaatTAGACACTgagatccatggtttatatacgctgagtataggtcaatacgcagcgtatagggttaaccctatacgttgtgtattgaccaatacgctgcgtaggtaaaccctaagtgtgcaaATAGGCAAACTGAGTGTGCAGATAGTTAGAGCCATATTTTATTGCAATCGAGTCCTTAGTTTTTTTCACTTGTGTACGTACATACCATCCAAGCAATGAAATAACCATTCTATTTTTTATAAATCCAAATTCAAATACATTAAATTAAATTGTGATTGATAAAGAAGAGGACAACGTGTTGAGAATTTTAACATAATTAATGTTCTTTTGTGTTATCATATAACATAGACTTAATTAAATATACAAGTTCTTgtgttatcattattattatactcactaaatcccaccaataacaaattaaaggtagggtctgaggagggtaagatataGACAGCCTTACGTTTACCCCGTAAGAATAGAGAgattgcttccagtgagacccccaactcgatagtagttttgcatcaaaccttaaacataaggcacataacacttaacaatcgggacaaagaccgattaatGCACGTACCCTTTTGtttttcagctatcaacgccaccacatgatgcatgattaaacgttctcagcttttaacgttattttcacgaaattagtaaactaacgttaaaattagtacactttcacttttgcccctgatggcccacacatatatacattatatgtgcataccACAAGCGGGGCGTAAAATGATATAAttcataaatatataaatatttctTATAACTAATattgataaaaattaaaaacaaaaagatgTTAAAAACAAATCTCCAAAATACTTTTTTGTATATAACGATTGATGTTAGATTGATAAAATTATCTAATTGGTAGTCCACAACATCAGGTTTTCATCTTGGTTCTTTGCATCTACAATTCTACATATATTCAATTAAAACTACATAAATGTgataaatataaattattattCAAATACATCAAATTGCAAATTGTGATTTATGAAGATGTGGACAGCCTGTAGAAAAATTTAATgtaaataatgttatttgattaTATCGTATAATAGGAGTTAATTAAAGTATATTATGCTAGGTATACATTTGTGTATTACACAGTTTGTATATTGAAAGATGATATAACTCATAAATCTGAAAATATCTCTTATAACTAGTATTGGATATAACAGTTAAATATAAATCTATAAAATACTTCTTTGTATAAACAATTGATGTTATATACTTACATTGATAAGTTTAACATTTGATTGGTAGTCCACAACACAAAGTGTTATCTTAGTTCTTTGCATATTCAA
Above is a window of Helianthus annuus cultivar XRQ/B chromosome 14, HanXRQr2.0-SUNRISE, whole genome shotgun sequence DNA encoding:
- the LOC110904008 gene encoding WD40 repeat-containing protein HOS15, with translation MTNLTASELNYMVFRYLQESGFLHTAFNFGHEADIQREANIDPTSVPPGALVTFVQSGIQYLEMKANLKIDDSDIADDFVFVKPFDLLNMNVEELKQNIEKNRVLQAAMNLQSLRKGKEREDSEIVGKGKEKIDDDVNYKLNESVAFGGLEPMHFAPSSTLQPWVRYRGVRSRDVLALEGHSAEVFACAWSPAGLVLASGSGDSTARIWRISDRSNSTSAINRLASMHVLRHFEARSKEKRKGVLTLDWNFDGTLLATGSHAGVTRIWHASGEMKSILMKHDGPIFSVKWNKKGDCVLTGGFDRSGVVWDINTNKLIQQFDFHSGSILDVDWRTNRTFATGSTDTLIYVCKIGESQPVKRISGHKDQVNCVKWDPSCMLLASCSDDTTAKIWRMEQHMPVHDFKDHDKEVYTITWSPTGPATNNPNKKLLLASASLDSTVKLWDVSSGGLFGSLNGHRDAVYCLAFSPNGEYLATGSEDRLMNIWSVKDGMIVKTYFCKGSVSQVCWNKEGNKIAYGTRKNSVCISDFRM